A region of the candidate division KSB1 bacterium genome:
AGGGCACTGGGTACTGTTCTTCGATGATCAGTGGCGTCCCCGGAGCCATGCCGTCTCTTTCGGGCACGAGATCGAGGGAAGTTGGCTCCTGGTTGAGGCTGCAGCAGAGGTAGACGAACCTGATCTTCGGAATCGCTGCCGCGCGATGGCTGTGGACCTGGCGGAGGCGACTCTGACCCAAGGGATGGCCGAAGATTTCGGGATTTACGCGGAACGCCGGGAAAGCCAGGCCCCGGTGCGGACCCTGCAATGGTGGCAGCAGGCCGAGGCGGTCGTCGGCTTCCTGAACGCGTACCAGATGACCGGGCAACATCGGTTTCTGGAGGCGGCTCTCCGCTGCTGGGAATTCATCGAACGCTACGTGCTGGACCGGCAGTACGGAGAGTGGTTCTACGAACTCTTGCCCGACAGAAGCCCCAACTGGGAGATGTTCAAGATCTGCGAATGGAAGGGACCGTACCACAACACCCGAATGTGCCTGGAAGTGATCGATCGTGTCTCGTCTCTGGCCAACGGGGAGGAAAACCGCCGATGATGTCGCCGTCGTTCCGAAGCAGGGTGGAGCGTCTCCTGGCTCAACAAGAAGAGCTGATCCGCCGCAGGAACGAGCCCCTGCCCAGCGCAAATGGGATTGTGTTCCGCTACCGCTACCCAGTGATCACCCCTGATCATGTGCCGATCCCGTGGCGCTTCGATCTCAACGAGTCCACGAACCCGTATTTGCTGGAGCGGATGGGCGTCAACTCCACCTTCAATGCGGGCGCCATCCGCTGGAACGGAAAGTTTGTCCTGGCCGTCCGCGTGGAGGGTGTGGACCGGAAATCGTTCTTTGCCCTGGCGGAAAGCGACAGCGGTGTAGAGGGCTTCCGATTTCGGGACGAACCCCTCGAGATTCCCGAGACAGACGACCCGGACGTCAACGTCTACGACATGCGGCTGACGGCCCACGAAGACGGCTGGGTCTACGGCGTCTTCTGCGTGGAACGGAAGGATCCGGAAGCACCCCCTGGAGACACCGTTTCGGCGGTCGCGCAAGCGGGGATTGTGCGCACCCGTGACCTCGTGCGCTGGGAAAGACTGCCCGACCTGAAGACGCCCTCCCGGCAGCAAAGGAACGTGGTGCTCCACCCGGAGTTCGTCGACGGCAAGTACCTCTTCTACACACGGCCTCAGGCTACGTTCCTCGGCGAGGGAGGAGGAATCGGTTGGGGACTGGTGGAGGATATCGAGAACCCCGTCATCCACGAGGAGCGATTGATCGATCCGCCCGTCTACCACACGATCAAAGAAGCCAAGAACGGCGAGGGCCCTCCTCCCGTGAAGACGCCGGAAGGAT
Encoded here:
- a CDS encoding glycosidase: MSPSFRSRVERLLAQQEELIRRRNEPLPSANGIVFRYRYPVITPDHVPIPWRFDLNESTNPYLLERMGVNSTFNAGAIRWNGKFVLAVRVEGVDRKSFFALAESDSGVEGFRFRDEPLEIPETDDPDVNVYDMRLTAHEDGWVYGVFCVERKDPEAPPGDTVSAVAQAGIVRTRDLVRWERLPDLKTPSRQQRNVVLHPEFVDGKYLFYTRPQATFLGEGGGIGWGLVEDIENPVIHEERLIDPPVYHTIKEAKNGEGPPPVKTPEGWLHLAHGVRGTAAGLRYVLYLYLTDLREPWKVLRRPGGYFLAPEGEERVGDVSNVVFSNGWILDERGTVYIYYGASDTRLYVATSTLDRLLDYVRNTPEDGLRSPVCVRQRLELIRRNQEVLRALRTPPETS